The following coding sequences lie in one Microbacterium sp. XT11 genomic window:
- the rsfS gene encoding ribosome silencing factor produces the protein MLQIAVDAAVSKGGEDLVALNVSEPLPLVDIFLLVTGNSERNVAAIADEVEDKLVEAGHKRVRREGRAEARWVLLDFGDLIVHVFHQEERVYYGLERLWKDCPVVPFDLPDHAVDPA, from the coding sequence ATGCTGCAGATCGCCGTCGACGCCGCCGTGTCGAAGGGCGGCGAAGACCTCGTGGCGCTCAACGTCTCAGAGCCGCTGCCGCTGGTCGACATCTTCCTGCTCGTCACGGGGAACAGCGAGCGCAACGTCGCCGCGATCGCCGACGAGGTCGAGGACAAGCTCGTCGAGGCCGGGCACAAGCGGGTACGCCGCGAAGGCCGCGCAGAGGCGCGGTGGGTCCTGCTCGACTTCGGCGACCTCATCGTGCACGTGTTCCACCAGGAGGAGCGTGTGTACTACGGCCTGGAGCGGCTCTGGAAGGATTGCCCGGTCGTCCCGTTCGACCTTCCGGACCACGCGGTCGACCCGGCCTGA
- a CDS encoding SDR family oxidoreductase — protein MRTHLITGAGSGIGSVVARRLIERGDRVVLLARDAGRARAIATELPGAETLVGDLAQPGRLSWALSTQQLPDRIDSLVHVAGVVDLGSVAELPASLWERQIAVNLLGPAELTRLMLPLLRVSRGRVVFVNSGAGLHANAGWSAYAASKHGLRALADALRAEEAEHGVRVTSIYPGRTATPMQERVHQQEGREYDASRYIAPESVATTILTALDLPDDATLTDLSIRPAH, from the coding sequence ATGCGCACCCACCTCATCACGGGGGCCGGGTCGGGAATCGGCTCGGTCGTGGCGCGTCGGCTCATCGAGCGGGGTGACCGCGTGGTGCTGCTGGCACGGGACGCCGGTCGTGCGCGTGCGATCGCGACGGAGCTCCCGGGCGCGGAAACGCTCGTCGGGGACCTGGCGCAGCCCGGCAGGCTGTCGTGGGCGCTGTCGACGCAGCAACTGCCGGACCGCATCGATTCGCTCGTGCACGTCGCCGGCGTGGTCGACCTCGGATCCGTCGCTGAACTCCCGGCTTCGCTGTGGGAGCGGCAGATCGCGGTCAACCTCCTTGGCCCCGCGGAGCTCACGCGACTGATGCTCCCTCTGTTGCGGGTATCACGCGGCCGGGTCGTCTTCGTCAACTCCGGAGCCGGGCTGCATGCGAATGCAGGTTGGTCGGCGTACGCCGCATCGAAGCACGGGCTGCGGGCACTGGCCGACGCGCTGCGTGCCGAAGAGGCGGAGCACGGTGTGCGGGTCACGTCGATTTACCCCGGGCGCACCGCCACGCCGATGCAGGAGCGGGTGCACCAGCAGGAGGGGCGTGAGTACGACGCGTCGCGCTACATCGCACCCGAGTCGGTGGCGACGACGATCCTGACGGCTCTCGACCTGCCCGACGACGCGACCCTGACGGATCTCAGCATCCGTCCCGCGCACTGA
- a CDS encoding 4-hydroxybenzoate polyprenyltransferase, translating to MNLIAQVAMAAAETEHHGNVALETLIFGVIAAIVFTFLALVTFSYKNVANRHSAKAEAWAAKHGNEGHEAGHGH from the coding sequence ATGAACCTCATCGCACAGGTCGCGATGGCCGCTGCAGAGACCGAGCACCACGGCAACGTCGCGCTCGAGACGCTGATCTTCGGTGTGATCGCCGCGATCGTGTTCACCTTCCTGGCCCTGGTGACCTTCTCGTACAAGAACGTCGCGAACCGTCACTCGGCCAAGGCCGAGGCCTGGGCAGCCAAGCACGGCAACGAGGGCCACGAGGCAGGACACGGCCACTAG
- the nadD gene encoding nicotinate-nucleotide adenylyltransferase translates to MSTTTSRPPRIGVMGGTFDPIHHGHLVAASEVAHSFGLDEVIFVPTGHPWQKSDVTPSEHRYLMTVIATASNPQFTVSRVDIDRGGPTYTIDTLRDLKKERPDAELFFITGADAVAQILSWRDHDELWELAHFVAVSRPGHVLSTDGLPSGDVSQLEVPALAISSTACRERVHDGEPVWYLVPDGVVQYIAKHHLYRSKA, encoded by the coding sequence ATGAGCACAACGACCTCGCGCCCTCCGCGCATCGGCGTGATGGGCGGGACGTTCGATCCGATCCATCACGGTCACCTGGTAGCCGCCAGTGAGGTCGCGCACTCGTTCGGTCTCGATGAGGTCATCTTCGTGCCGACCGGGCACCCGTGGCAGAAGTCGGACGTCACGCCCAGCGAGCATCGCTATCTCATGACGGTGATCGCCACGGCATCCAACCCGCAGTTCACCGTGAGCCGGGTCGACATCGACCGCGGAGGACCGACCTACACGATCGACACGCTTCGGGACCTCAAGAAGGAGCGTCCGGACGCCGAGCTGTTCTTCATCACCGGAGCGGATGCCGTAGCGCAAATTCTCAGTTGGAGGGACCATGATGAGTTGTGGGAGCTGGCCCACTTCGTCGCGGTCTCGCGCCCAGGTCATGTCCTGAGCACCGACGGCCTCCCGAGCGGCGACGTCAGTCAGTTGGAGGTGCCGGCGCTGGCGATCTCATCGACCGCCTGCCGCGAACGCGTGCACGATGGCGAGCCGGTCTGGTATCTCGTTCCCGACGGAGTCGTTCAATACATCGCGAAGCATCATCTGTATCGGAGCAAGGCATGA
- a CDS encoding glutamate-5-semialdehyde dehydrogenase — protein sequence MTDQTPQVRLERAKEASRATAALTSDDKATALEAIAAALEANAARIIAANEKDVVRGRDEGIGDSLIDRLRLDDKRVAALASAVREVAALPDPVGQVVGGHRMPNGVALEQVRVPFGVVGAIYEARPNVTVDIAALALRSGNAVVLRGGSAALESNTVLVAVMREALESVGVTPEAIQTVDDFGRDGARALMHGRGYVDVLVPRGSAGLIETVVTESTVPVIETGAGNVHILLDESAPDDWARDIVVNAKIQRPSVCNAVETVLVHRQAAPRLVPLVASALQSEGVAIHGDDVVAGLVSNVIPATEDDWRTEYLSLDIAMKVVDSLDDALDHIRRYSTGHTESIVTTDTRNAERFLAEVDSAVVMANASTRFTDGGEFGFGAEVGISTQKLHTRGPMGLSELTSTKWLARGAGQTRG from the coding sequence ATGACCGACCAGACCCCGCAGGTGCGCCTGGAGCGCGCCAAAGAGGCCTCACGCGCGACGGCCGCGCTGACCAGCGACGACAAGGCGACAGCGCTCGAAGCGATCGCCGCGGCTCTCGAAGCGAATGCCGCGCGCATCATCGCCGCCAATGAGAAGGACGTCGTGCGGGGCCGCGACGAGGGCATCGGCGACTCGCTGATCGACCGTCTGCGCCTCGACGACAAGCGCGTGGCCGCTCTGGCGTCGGCGGTGCGGGAGGTCGCGGCACTTCCCGACCCGGTCGGCCAGGTGGTCGGCGGTCACCGCATGCCGAACGGTGTCGCGCTCGAGCAGGTGCGCGTGCCGTTCGGAGTCGTAGGCGCCATCTACGAGGCACGGCCGAACGTGACGGTCGACATCGCCGCCTTGGCGCTGCGCTCGGGCAACGCCGTCGTGCTCCGCGGCGGGAGCGCGGCACTCGAGTCGAACACCGTGCTCGTCGCCGTCATGCGCGAGGCCCTCGAGAGCGTCGGAGTGACGCCCGAAGCGATCCAGACCGTCGATGACTTCGGCCGTGACGGCGCACGCGCGCTCATGCACGGACGCGGGTACGTCGACGTGCTGGTGCCGCGGGGGAGCGCAGGGTTGATCGAGACCGTGGTGACCGAATCGACCGTGCCGGTCATCGAGACCGGGGCGGGCAACGTCCACATCCTGCTCGATGAGAGCGCCCCCGACGACTGGGCGCGCGACATCGTCGTGAACGCGAAGATCCAGCGGCCGAGCGTGTGCAACGCCGTCGAGACGGTGCTCGTGCACCGCCAGGCTGCGCCGCGTCTCGTGCCCCTGGTCGCCAGCGCACTGCAGAGCGAGGGCGTCGCGATCCACGGGGACGACGTCGTCGCGGGGCTCGTCTCGAACGTGATCCCGGCGACGGAGGACGACTGGCGCACCGAGTACCTGAGCCTCGACATCGCCATGAAGGTGGTCGACTCGCTCGACGATGCGCTCGACCACATCCGCCGCTACAGCACGGGTCACACCGAGTCGATCGTCACGACCGACACCCGCAACGCCGAACGGTTCCTCGCCGAGGTCGACTCCGCCGTCGTCATGGCCAACGCGTCGACGCGGTTCACCGACGGAGGCGAGTTCGGCTTCGGTGCCGAGGTGGGCATCTCGACCCAGAAGCTGCACACTCGGGGCCCCATGGGGCTCTCGGAGCTGACCAGCACGAAATGGCTCGCGCGTGGAGCGGGGCAGACGCGCGGTTGA
- the proB gene encoding glutamate 5-kinase gives MTARTRADLATASRIVVKVGSSSISGESSWRIPMLVHALAGAHARGTEVVLVSSGAIATGIPFLKLDARPTDLATQQAAAAVGQNILVFRYQEALRPFGIVAGQVLLTTGDLENATSRSNARRAMERLLGLRVLPIVNENDTVATQEIRFGDNDRLGALVAQLIEADALVLLSDIESLYTKPPTDPGAQPIDVVAPDADLTGLEFGSTVVNSVGTGGAATKVSAARLAAASGIGVLVTSADLVDQALSGAEIGTWFEPVVS, from the coding sequence GTGACCGCGCGGACGCGGGCCGACCTCGCCACGGCTTCCCGCATCGTGGTGAAGGTGGGATCCTCGTCGATCAGCGGCGAGTCGTCATGGCGTATCCCGATGCTCGTGCACGCCCTGGCCGGCGCTCATGCGCGGGGCACCGAGGTTGTCCTGGTGTCGTCCGGGGCGATCGCCACCGGCATCCCCTTCCTCAAGCTCGACGCGCGGCCGACCGACCTGGCGACGCAGCAGGCGGCCGCGGCCGTCGGGCAGAACATCCTCGTGTTCCGCTATCAGGAGGCGCTGCGGCCGTTCGGCATCGTGGCAGGGCAGGTGCTGCTCACCACAGGCGACCTGGAGAACGCGACCTCGCGCTCGAACGCCCGACGCGCCATGGAGCGGCTCTTGGGCCTGCGAGTGCTGCCCATCGTGAACGAGAACGACACGGTGGCGACCCAGGAGATCCGCTTCGGCGACAACGACCGGCTGGGCGCCCTCGTCGCCCAGCTCATCGAGGCCGACGCCCTCGTGCTGCTCAGCGACATCGAGTCGCTGTACACCAAGCCGCCGACCGACCCGGGCGCGCAGCCGATCGACGTCGTCGCCCCGGATGCCGATCTCACGGGTCTCGAGTTCGGCTCGACGGTCGTGAACAGCGTAGGAACGGGCGGCGCGGCCACGAAGGTCTCCGCGGCCCGGCTCGCCGCGGCATCCGGCATCGGCGTCCTCGTGACCAGCGCCGACCTCGTCGATCAGGCGCTCTCCGGCGCCGAAATAGGGACCTGGTTCGAACCCGTCGTCTCCTAG